From one Lolium rigidum isolate FL_2022 chromosome 4, APGP_CSIRO_Lrig_0.1, whole genome shotgun sequence genomic stretch:
- the LOC124647443 gene encoding glutathione S-transferase 4-like, whose product MAPAAVKVYGWAMSPFVARALLCLEEAGVEYELVPMSRQAGDHLQPDFLARNPFAQVPVLEDGDLTLFESRAIARHVLRKHKPELLVGDGSPEAAAMVDVWLEVEAQQHHAPTAAIMVQCILAPLLGGARDQAVIDENVPKLKKVLEVYEARLSKTKYLAGESVSLADLSHFPMLRYFMETEYKALVEELPHVKAWWEELKVRPAARKVTEFMPVDFGLGKKAEQ is encoded by the exons ATGGCGCCGGCGGCGGTGAAGGTGTACGGGTGGGCGATGTCGCCGTTCGTTGCGCGCGCGCTGCTGTGCCTGGAGGAGGCCGGCGTCGAGTACGAGCTCGTCCCCATGAGCCGCCAggccggcgaccacctccagCCGGACTTCCTCGCCAGGAACCCGTTCGCCCAGGTGCCTGTCCTCGAGGACGGCGATCTCACCCTCTTCG AGTCGCGCGCGATCGCGAGGCACGTCCTGCGCAAGCACAAGCCGGAGCTGCTGGTCGGGGACGGCtcgccggaggcggcggcgatggtggacgtgtggctggaggtggaggcgcagcAGCACCACGCCCCGACGGCCGCCATCATGGTGCAGTGCATCCTTGCCCCGCTCCTCGGCGGCGCGCGCGACCAGGCCGTCATCGACGAGAACGTCCCCAAGCTGAAGAAGGTGCTGGAGGTGTACGAGGCGCGGCTGTCCAAGACGAAGTACCTCGCCGGGGAATCGGTGAGCCTCGCCGACCTCAGCCACttcccgatgctgcgctacttcaTGGAGACCGAGTACAAGGCGCTGGTGGAGGAGCTCCCGCACGTGAAGGCGTGGTGGGAGGAGCTCAAGGTCAGGCCGGCGGCGAGGAAGGTTACCGAGTTCATGCCGGTAGACTTTGGTCTGGGAAAGAAGGCAGAGCAGTGA
- the LOC124646728 gene encoding glutathione S-transferase 4-like, with protein sequence MAPAAVKVYGWAMSPFVARALLCLEEAGVEYELVPMSRQAGDHLQPDFLARNPFAQVPVLEDGDLTLFESRAIARHVLRKHKPELLVGDGSPEAAAMVDVWLEVEAQQHHAPTGAIMVQCILAPLLGGARDQALIDENVPKLKKVLEVYEARLSKSRYLAGESVSLADLSHFPMLRYFMETEYKALVEELPHVKAWWEELKVRPAARKVTEFMPVDFGLGKKAEQ encoded by the exons ATGGCGCCGGCGGCCGTGAAGGTGTACGGGTGGGCGATGTCGCCGTTCGTTGCGCGCGCGCTGCTGTGCCTGGAGGAGGCCGGCGTCGAGTACGAGCTCGTCCCCATGAGCCGCCAGGCCGGCGACCACCTTCAGCCGGACTTCCTCGCCAGGAACCCGTTCGCCCAGGTGCCCGTCCTCGAGGACGGCGACCTCACCCTCTTCG AGTCGCGCGCGATCGCGAGGCACGTGCTGCGCAAGCACAAGCCGGAGCTGCTGGTCGGGGACGGCtcgccggaggcggcggcgatggtggacgtgtggctggaggtggaggcgcagcAGCACCACGCCCCGACGGGCGCCATCATGGTGCAGTGCATCCTCGCCCCGCTCCTCGGCGGCGCGCGCGACCAGGCCCTCATCGACGAGAACGTCCCCAAGCTGAAGAAGGTGCTGGAGGTGTACGAGGCGCGGCTATCGAAGTCGAGGTACCTCGCCGGGGAATCGGTGAGCCTCGCCGACCTCAGCCACttcccgatgctgcgctacttcaTGGAGACCGAGTACAAGGCGCTGGTGGAGGAGCTCCCGCACGTGAAGGCGTGGTGGGAGGAGCTCAAGGTCAGGCCGGCGGCGAGGAAGGTTACCGAGTTCATGCCGGTGGACTTTGGTCTGGGAAAGAAGGCAGAGCAGTGA